In the Setaria italica strain Yugu1 chromosome VI, Setaria_italica_v2.0, whole genome shotgun sequence genome, one interval contains:
- the LOC111257743 gene encoding uncharacterized protein LOC111257743: MRQHQDPPAEIFHPAHPAHDLKLVTAGGGATATFVCDGCKEPGGGARYTCGCGSASFDLHPPCALADEDEALRHPLFPGRDFFFLPEPPPPVDRTICDACGEAARGYVYHCFEGDLDLHPCCARLPERILQDGRVFDLRRKTSRRPCGLCGDNRRRDFWAYSSYFDGEAVDLHVACMKDVARLSWEAACEDRAGGGQIVQASLPNMDRTLQSLPRSKRRRSGFEQFIRIVSTVASIIIAVIFGNPVAMMAAIAGPGGFLRG; this comes from the coding sequence ATGAGGCAGCACCAGGACCCGCCGGCGGAGATCTTCCACCCAGCGCACCCGGCGCACGACCTCAAGCTGGtgaccgccggcggcggcgcgacggcgacgTTCGTGTGCGACGGATGCAAggagcccggcggcggggcccggtACACGTGCGGTTGCGGGAGCGCCAGCTTCGACCTCCACCCGCCGTGCGCCCTCGCCGACGAAGACGAGGCCCTGCGGCACCCTCTGTTCCCCGGCCGcgacttcttcttcctcccggagcctccgccgccggtggaCAGGACGATCTGCGACGCCTGCGGCGAGGCCGCGCGCGGGTACGTCTACCACTGCTTCGAGGGCGACCTGGACCTCCACCCGTGCTGCGCGCGCCTGCCGGAGCGCATCCTCCAGGACGGCCGCGTCTTCGACCTCCGCCGGAAGACGTCGCGGCGGCCGTGCGGCCTGTGCGGCGACAACCGCCGCCGCGACTTCTGGGCGTACAGCTCCTACTTCGACGGCGAGGCCGTGGACCTCCACGTGGCGTGCATGAAGGACGTGGCTCGCCTGAGCTGGGAGGCGGCCTGCGAGgaccgggccggcggcggccagatcGTGCAGGCGAGCCTGCCCAACATGGACCGGACGCTGCAGAGCTTGCCCAggagcaagaggaggaggagtgggTTCGAGCAGTTCATCAGGATCGTTAGCACCGTGGCGAGCATCATCATCGCTGTGATTTTTGGCAACCCCGTGGCGATGATGGCCGCCATAGCAGGGCCAGGTGGTTTCCTTCGGGGTTAG
- the LOC101777506 gene encoding uncharacterized protein LOC101777506, whose translation MKQFEDLPAKITHPADPAHELNLTDGVPFVCDGCKEPGCGPRYTHDYGSHSFDLHTCCALAKGTMRHPLFGDLAFEFRTKPPPPVDDTICDACGEAARGFVYHCSKKGGLDLHPCCASLPERILQDSRVFELRREASRSRPCGMCGEQSGRRRRFWAYRSNLDGEAMDIHVACMKEMARLSWQAAYQNRVGGGQIVQVSVSDMDRMLQSFPGNRARRSGLDKFVKIIGTVASIIIAVIFGNPVAMMAAIAGPGGLLRG comes from the coding sequence ATGAAGCAGTTCGAGGATCTGCCAGCGAAGATCACCCACCCTGCCGACCCGGCGCACGAGCTAAACCTCACCGACGGCGTGCCGTTCGTGTGCGACGGCTGCAAGGAGCCCGGCTGCGGGCCAAGGTACACGCACGACTACGGGAGCCACAGCTTCGACCTCCACACGTGCTGCGCCCTCGCCAAGGGCACGATGAGGCATCCCCTCTTCGGCGACCTCGCCTTCGAGTTCCGCACGAAGCCCCCGCCCCCCGTCGACGACACCATCTGCGACGCctgcggcgaggcggcgcgcgggttcgtctaccattgcagcaagaaggGCGGCCTCGACCTGCACCCCTGCTGCGCGAGCCTGCCGGAACGCATCCTCCAGGACAGCCGCGTCTTCGAGCTCCGCCGGGAGGCGTCGCGCTCGCGGCCGTGCGGCATGTGCGGCGAGCAgagcgggcgccgccgccggttctGGGCGTACCGCTCCAACCTCGACGGCGAGGCCATGGACATCCACGTCGCGTGCATGAAGGAAATGGCTCGCTTGAGCTGGCAGGCGGCATACCAGAACAGGGTTGGCGGCGGCCAGATCGTCCAGGTGAGCGTGTCCGACATGGACCGCATGCTCCAGAGCTTTCCTGGGAACAGGGCCAGGAGGAGCGGGTTGGACAAGTTCGTCAAGATCATCGGCACCGTGGCGAGCATCATCATCGCGGTGATCTTCGGCAATCCCGTGGCGATGATGGCTGCCATAGCAGGGCCCGGTGGTCTTCTTCGGGGTTAA